The Actinomycetota bacterium genome segment TATTTTTGTCCTCGTCGATGAGGTCATGCGCATGAAACGAGCTCGGGATTCTCGAAATTTTGGAGGCCATAAGACTTGGCAGATCAAAACCATAGGCAACATGATCGGTACCCTATTTATGCGCACCTATGAACGTGCGGAGCGGGTGTACGTGGCCATGGTTTCCCGAGGTTTCAGCGGGGAAATAAAAACCTTGGATAATCTACACCTAACTGTGAGGGATTTTTGTTTCCTCTCCTTGATTATTTTGTATTTGATCTTTATTCGACTATGGGTGGTTTCATGAAAATAATAGAAATCGCCAATCTTAAGTTCACCTATCCAGATGGGACGGTGGCATTGAAGGGAATCAACATGGATATCGAAGAAGGGGAATCGGTGGCCATAGTCGGTCCCAATGGATCTGGAAAATCAACGCTCCTTCTTCAATTGAATGGTATCTTAAGGGGCGAAGGGACCATCAAGATTCGGGGTCTTTCCTTGGAAGAAAAAAATCTGAGGCGGATCCGGAGTCTGGTGGGGGTGGTCTTCCAAGATCCCGATGATCAGCTCTTTTCCCCAACGGTCTTCGATGATGTTGCCTTTGGCCCCACGAATATGGGCTTATCCCAGGATGAAGTGAGAAAGAAAGTAAAAGAGGCACTCGAAGAAGTGGAGCTCACTGGTTTTGGAGATCGCTCAGCTCATCATCTAAGCTTTGGGGAGAAAAAGAAGGTTTCCATCGCCACCATTCTGTCCATGAACCCCGAGATTTTGGCCCTCGATGAACCCACAAGCAATCTCGATCCCAGGGCAAGGAGACATGTCATCGATTTGCTCAAGGAATTAAAGCAAACCAAGATCATCGCCACCCATGATATGAATCTGGCCTGGGAACTTTGTGAGCGAGCCGTGTTACTTAACGATGGAAAGATTGTGGCCGATGGATCAAGGGAGAAAATATTGACCAACGAGTCCCTCCTAGTCAAACATGGCTTAGAACTACCCTCTCTTTCCACAGCCTCAAAACGCTAATTCGAGGCATCCATCAAATTTGAAAGAATTAATGGATTTGCTGCCA includes the following:
- a CDS encoding ABC transporter ATP-binding protein, translating into MKIIEIANLKFTYPDGTVALKGINMDIEEGESVAIVGPNGSGKSTLLLQLNGILRGEGTIKIRGLSLEEKNLRRIRSLVGVVFQDPDDQLFSPTVFDDVAFGPTNMGLSQDEVRKKVKEALEEVELTGFGDRSAHHLSFGEKKKVSIATILSMNPEILALDEPTSNLDPRARRHVIDLLKELKQTKIIATHDMNLAWELCERAVLLNDGKIVADGSREKILTNESLLVKHGLELPSLSTASKR